From Streptomyces sp. TLI_105, the proteins below share one genomic window:
- a CDS encoding type II toxin-antitoxin system VapC family toxin, translated as MKLLVDTHVVIWWLLDSPQLSDDIKDLLDTEEHAYVSAVTPWELAVKQALGKLDGPPELPELARTCQLTPLPITGLHGVRAGQLPAHHRDPFDRILIAQARTEGLTLVTRDKNIPLYDVPVLTV; from the coding sequence GTGAAACTGCTCGTCGACACGCACGTCGTCATCTGGTGGCTGCTCGACTCCCCGCAGCTCTCCGACGACATCAAGGACCTGCTCGACACGGAGGAGCACGCGTACGTCAGTGCCGTCACTCCCTGGGAACTCGCCGTCAAGCAAGCCCTCGGCAAGCTGGACGGCCCGCCCGAGCTGCCCGAACTGGCCCGCACCTGCCAGCTCACGCCGCTCCCGATCACCGGACTGCACGGTGTCCGCGCCGGACAGCTCCCGGCCCACCACCGCGACCCCTTCGACCGGATACTGATCGCGCAGGCCCGGACCGAGGGACTGACCCTGGTCACCCGGGACAAGAACATCCCGCTCTACGACGTGCCCGTACTGACCGTCTGA
- a CDS encoding ABC transporter permease, whose product MTVLRTSLRNFFAHKGRMALSAVAVLLSVAFVSGTLVFTDTMNTTFDKLFASTASDVTVSPKGAAADDEVPQNGRPESLPASLVERVGKVEGVKDAQGSVTSMSVTVVDAKNENVGPTGGAPTIAVNWSPYELRSVELASGHEPRGPTDVVVDAGTAEKHHLKIGDTLRTIAVTGDLTAKISGIVEFKVTNPGATVVYFDTATAQRGLLGKEGLFTQVMVDAEPGVADDALKADVAAALGADAKNYKLHTAAEVADAGREDIAGFLDVMKYAMLGFAGIAFLVGIFLIVNTFSMLVAQRTREIGLMRAIGSSRRQVNRSVLVEALLLGLVGSVAGVAAGVGLAVGLMKLMSQMGMELSTRDLTVAWTTPAVGLALGIVVTVLAAYIPARRAGRVSPMAALRDAGTPADGKAGRVRGAVGIALTGAGAAALVVAARAAEAGPGSLWLGLGVVLSLLGFVVVGPLLAGGVVRALGVVVLRVFGPVGRMAERNALRNPRRTGATAAALMIGLALVAGLSVVGSSMVASATEELDRSVGADFIVRSATGQPIVPQAQAALEKTPGLDHVTEYKWVDAEVTDPRGKVSTADLAATDPTYVKDLRRETTAGTLTDAYGPGAMSVGSDYAAEHGVKVGDVLTVAFKGGDTAKLKVAAITADTGQVDKGAMYTNVSTVARHLPAERVPNSLLVLASAKDGQEAAAYEALKDALAPYPQYKVSNQADYKEELQNQVGQLLNIVYGLLALAIVVAVLGVVNTLALSVVERTREIGLMRAIGLSRRQLRRMIRLESVVIALFGALLGLGLGMGWGTAAQKLLALEGLGVLEIPWPTILTVFVGSAFVGLFAALVPAFRAGRMNVLGAIASE is encoded by the coding sequence ATGACCGTCCTCAGGACCTCGCTGCGCAACTTCTTCGCGCACAAGGGCCGCATGGCGCTCTCCGCCGTCGCCGTCCTGCTCTCCGTCGCCTTCGTCAGTGGGACGCTCGTCTTCACCGACACCATGAACACGACGTTCGACAAGCTCTTCGCGTCGACCGCCTCCGACGTCACCGTCAGCCCGAAGGGCGCGGCGGCCGACGACGAGGTCCCGCAGAACGGCCGCCCCGAGTCCCTGCCCGCCTCGCTCGTCGAGCGGGTCGGGAAGGTCGAGGGCGTCAAGGACGCGCAGGGTTCGGTCACCTCCATGAGCGTGACCGTCGTCGACGCGAAGAACGAGAACGTCGGCCCGACCGGCGGCGCGCCGACCATCGCCGTCAACTGGAGCCCCTACGAGCTGCGTTCGGTCGAGCTGGCCTCCGGTCACGAGCCGCGCGGGCCCACCGACGTCGTCGTCGACGCCGGCACCGCCGAGAAGCACCACCTGAAGATCGGCGACACCCTGCGCACGATCGCCGTCACCGGCGACCTCACCGCGAAGATCTCCGGCATCGTCGAGTTCAAGGTCACCAACCCCGGTGCCACCGTCGTCTACTTCGACACCGCCACCGCGCAGCGCGGACTCCTCGGCAAGGAAGGCCTGTTCACCCAGGTCATGGTCGACGCCGAGCCCGGTGTCGCCGACGACGCCCTCAAGGCGGACGTGGCCGCCGCACTCGGCGCCGACGCGAAGAACTACAAGCTGCACACCGCGGCCGAGGTCGCCGACGCGGGCCGCGAGGACATCGCCGGCTTCCTCGACGTCATGAAGTACGCCATGCTCGGCTTCGCCGGGATCGCCTTCCTCGTCGGCATCTTCCTCATCGTCAACACCTTCTCCATGCTGGTCGCCCAGCGGACCCGCGAGATCGGCCTCATGCGGGCCATCGGCTCCAGCCGCCGACAGGTGAACCGTTCCGTCCTCGTCGAGGCGCTCCTCCTCGGCCTCGTCGGCTCCGTCGCCGGTGTCGCCGCGGGCGTCGGTCTCGCCGTCGGACTCATGAAGCTCATGTCCCAGATGGGCATGGAGCTCTCCACCCGCGACCTCACCGTGGCGTGGACGACGCCGGCCGTCGGCCTCGCCCTCGGCATCGTCGTCACCGTCCTCGCCGCGTACATCCCCGCCCGCCGCGCCGGCAGGGTCTCTCCGATGGCCGCCCTCCGTGACGCGGGCACCCCCGCCGACGGCAAGGCGGGGCGGGTGCGGGGCGCGGTCGGGATCGCCCTGACCGGCGCCGGAGCGGCCGCCCTGGTCGTGGCGGCCCGCGCCGCCGAGGCCGGCCCCGGCTCCCTCTGGCTCGGCCTCGGCGTCGTCCTCTCCCTCCTCGGCTTCGTCGTCGTCGGCCCGCTCCTCGCCGGCGGGGTCGTCCGCGCCCTCGGCGTCGTCGTCCTGCGGGTCTTCGGTCCCGTCGGCCGCATGGCCGAACGGAACGCGCTGCGCAACCCGCGCCGCACCGGCGCCACCGCCGCCGCCCTGATGATCGGGCTCGCGCTCGTCGCCGGACTCTCGGTGGTCGGCTCCTCCATGGTCGCCTCGGCCACCGAGGAACTGGACCGCTCCGTCGGCGCCGACTTCATCGTGCGGTCCGCGACCGGGCAGCCGATCGTGCCGCAGGCGCAGGCCGCCCTGGAGAAGACGCCCGGCCTGGACCACGTCACCGAGTACAAGTGGGTCGACGCCGAGGTCACCGACCCGCGCGGGAAGGTCTCCACGGCCGACCTGGCCGCCACCGACCCGACGTACGTGAAGGACCTGCGCCGCGAGACCACCGCCGGCACCCTCACCGACGCGTACGGTCCGGGCGCGATGTCCGTCGGCAGCGACTACGCCGCCGAGCACGGCGTCAAGGTCGGCGACGTCCTCACCGTCGCCTTCAAGGGCGGCGACACGGCGAAGCTGAAGGTCGCGGCGATCACGGCGGACACCGGCCAGGTCGACAAGGGCGCGATGTACACGAACGTCTCCACCGTCGCCCGTCACCTGCCCGCCGAGCGGGTGCCGAACAGCCTGCTCGTCCTGGCCAGCGCCAAGGACGGCCAGGAGGCCGCGGCGTACGAGGCCCTCAAGGACGCGCTCGCGCCGTACCCGCAGTACAAGGTCAGCAACCAGGCCGACTACAAGGAGGAGCTGCAGAACCAGGTCGGGCAGCTGCTCAACATCGTGTACGGGCTCCTCGCCCTGGCGATCGTCGTCGCCGTCCTCGGCGTCGTGAACACCCTGGCGCTCTCGGTGGTCGAACGGACCCGCGAGATCGGCCTCATGCGGGCCATCGGCCTCTCCCGCCGGCAGCTGCGCCGCATGATCCGCCTGGAGTCGGTGGTCATCGCCCTCTTCGGTGCCCTCCTCGGCCTCGGCCTGGGCATGGGCTGGGGCACCGCCGCCCAGAAGCTCCTCGCGCTGGAGGGGCTCGGCGTCCTGGAGATCCCCTGGCCGACGATCCTGACGGTCTTCGTCGGCTCGGCCTTCGTGGGCCTCTTCGCGGCGCTCGTACCGGCGTTCCGGGCGGGGCGGATGAACGTGCTGGGGGCGATCGCGAGCGAGTAG
- a CDS encoding type II toxin-antitoxin system Phd/YefM family antitoxin → MEAARQYNVHEAKTHFSKILEVVATGEEVIISKSGEPVAKVVPLRGKVRRTARGSLKEPVVFHDDFDDISDDPGFAEAFGLHEEGTAE, encoded by the coding sequence ATGGAAGCAGCCCGGCAGTACAACGTCCACGAGGCGAAGACCCACTTCTCCAAGATCCTGGAAGTGGTCGCCACCGGCGAGGAGGTGATCATCAGCAAGTCCGGCGAACCGGTCGCGAAGGTGGTCCCCCTCCGGGGGAAGGTCCGGCGGACGGCCCGAGGCTCCCTCAAGGAACCCGTCGTGTTCCACGACGACTTCGACGACATCTCCGACGATCCCGGCTTCGCCGAGGCCTTCGGACTCCACGAGGAGGGCACTGCCGAGTGA